A window of the Lactuca sativa cultivar Salinas chromosome 7, Lsat_Salinas_v11, whole genome shotgun sequence genome harbors these coding sequences:
- the LOC111901020 gene encoding uncharacterized protein LOC111901020, translating into MADDKRKKKRGRSKVFRFCFRSSAADEASSSGNKSDGLETKNGRLGKPVLTGKELLPEGKMVNGGVADSGGDCVVKRPSPRRRFSRVLKAVLFDSMKTKKKKIRRSSSKSSIASDTSESSSSSSEKIGKSFEDINACSKECADLDDSCSHSNLFSSSSRTTLSSASTSSSSSINSNSRWSSDQKSSSRLDSVDNRDSVPSNSSISNKSNRMNSTSRSSFEQKVSSAIDTPIISISRPSSYQKELSRLDSRTSVSSKSDKIKNGSIHWCLFLLLSLIVLVIWGRLFSILWTSISFYFVPRPRLKRVNSVPTTTEFLDFDSDQYKKKVIMAGLLDRTRPIR; encoded by the exons ATGGCGGATGataagagaaagaagaagagaGGGAGAAGCAAGGTTTTCAGGTTTTGCTTTCGGTCCTCCGCCGCCGACGAAGCGTCTTCATCTGGTAATAAATCCGATGGCCTGGAAACCAAAAACGGACGGTTAGGAAAACCGGTTTTGACAGGGAAAGAGTTGCTTCCGGAGGGGAAGATGGTCAACGGTGGCGTCGCCGATAGCGGCGGTGATTGCGTTGTGAAACGTCCGTCTCCTCGACGACGATTCTCTCGTGTACTTAAAGCCGTTTTGTTTGATTCAATGAAG acgaagaagaagaagattcgcAGAAGTTCTTCCAAATCTTCGATTGCTTCAGATACGAGCGAGTCGTCTTCTTCATCAAGCGAGAAAATCGGCAAATCATTTGAAGACATTAATGCATGTAGTAAGGAATGTGCAGATTTGGATGATTCTTGTAGTCATTCAAATCTATTCTCATCTTCTTCCCGAACAACTCTTTCCTCAGCCTCTACCTCATCCTCTTCGTCCATTAATTCTAATTCCCGATGGTCTTCTGACCAAAAATCATCATCCCGTTTAGATTCAGTCGATAACAGAGATTCTGTTCCATCAAATTCATCAATCTCAAACAAATCAAATCGTATGAACTCCACTTCTCGATCATCCTTTGAGCAAAAAGTATCTTCTGCAATAGATACACCCATCATTTCCATTTCAAGACCTTCCTCATATCAAAAGGAATTATCCCGACTGGATTCGAGAACTTCGGTTTCATCCAAATCCGATAAGATCAAAAATGGAAGCATCCACTGGTGTTTATTTCTTCTCCTTAGCCTAATTGTACTCGTGATTTGGGGCAGACTCTTCTCCATTCTCTGGACATCAATCTCGTTTTACTTTGTGCCTCGCCCCAGGCTAAAACGAGTCAACTCAGTACCCACCACGACCGAGTTTCTTGATTTTGACTCGGACCAGTACAAGAAAAAAGTAATCATGGCTGGATTGCTTGATAGGACTCGTCCGATTCGGTAA
- the LOC111901029 gene encoding tRNA (guanine(37)-N1)-methyltransferase 1, translated as MFTKFMLRPSSSLSLPLSPPLTPFFSKPSTAITFRRIAVVSAAHSLSVTLDETHPYGPSLSKGHQPSVEPKSLQQDNENIFDETRFIRVFDISAIRVSADRCYALESQLRGHLLNWPRIRNIARVPGDEIDGELQKYFNSNDGEPLESLNRRIYGKAEGDEEPLSPVLYRDKLAKTFNSRGYEKFRNLAKLSRPKRKTKKEPSQIREHKSNECYLLDEVVENHASDHGKGEDLSGLLGDDAYRLGKWKGSTRLLLLDEKHAYKSFDEMPEAIKACLTGSPFELVRCKLTLYYSYWQMNEILEALLPKGIIVPSSFETVGHIIHLNLREEHLPYKNLIAKVVLDKNKPKIQTVVNKIDSINNDFRTMSLEVLAGNHSLVTRVVENGLHFHVDLATVYWSSKLATERQRLLNSFTRSDVVCDVFAGVGPLAISAAKKVKHVYANDLNPHAVDYIEKNCVLNKLERKIEVFNMDGRRFIDAIFKSQSSRTITQVVMNLPKDAAEYLDAFKGIFRDMDLNKELIMPKIHVYGFSKAEDPEFDFHERIRIALSEVAFEVKMHKVRLVAPGKWMLCASFVLPERVAFADPILEM; from the exons ATGTTCACCAAGTTCATGCTCCGACCATCTTCCTCTCTTTCACTTCCTCTCTCTCCTCCTCTTACACCTTTCTTCTCCAAGCCCAGCACCGCCATCACTTTCCGTCGCATCGCCGTCGTCTCCGCTGCGCATTCCCTTTCTGTGACCCTTGATGAAACTCACCCTTACGGGCCTTCTTTATCCAAAGGTCACCAACCCTCTGTGGAACCCAAATCACTACAGCAAGATAACGAAAATATATTCGATGAAACCCGTTTTATTCGTGTTTTTGACATATCTGCAATTCGGGTCTCCGCCGATCGATGCTACGCCCTCGAAAGCCAACTCCGTGGTCATCTCTTGAACTGGCCTCGGATTCGGAACATAGCTAGGGTTCCTGGAGACGAAATTGATGGCGAATTACAGAAGTATTTCAACTCAAATGACGGTGAGCCCTTAGAGTCTTTGAACCGACGAATTTACGGAAAAGCTGAGGGAGATGAGGAGCCATTGAGTCCAGTCTTATACAGAGATAAGCTTGCAAAAACTTTCAATTCGAGAGGTTATGAAAAATTCAGGAATTTGGCTAAGTTGTCGAGGCCAAAGAGGAAGACTAAAAAGGAGCCGAGTCAAATCAGAGAGCATAAAAGTAACGAATGTTATTTACTAGACGAGGTCGTGGAGAATCATGCGAGCGACCATGGGAAAGGGGAGGATTTGAGTGGGTTACTTGGAGACGATGCGTACAGATTAGGGAAATGGAAAGGCTCAACAAGGTTATTGCTTTTGGATGAGAAACATGCATATAAGTcgttcgatgaaatgcctgaaGCAATTAAG GCATGCTTAACGGGATCACCATTTGAACTTGTGAGATGCAAGCTGACTTTGTATTACAGTTATTGGCAAATGAATGAG ATTTTAGAGGCTTTGCTTCCAAAGGGTATAATCGTCCCTTCATCCTTTGAGACTGTGGGCCATATCATCCACCTAAACTTGAGGGAAGAACATCTTCCATACAAGAATCTAATAGCTAAGGTTGTTTTGGACAAAAACAAGCCAAAAATACAAACAGTTGTCAACAagattgattctattaataatgactTTAGAACCATGTCACTTGAAGTTTTGGCTGGAAATCATTCTCTTGTGACAAGAGTAGTAGAAAATGGActtcattttcatgttgattTGGCAACAGT GTACTGGAGCTCAAAATTGGCAACAGAAAGGCAAAGGCTTTTAAATTCTTTTACAAGGAGTGATGTTGTTT GTGATGTGTTTGCTGGGGTTGGCCCTTTGGCTATATCTGCAGCTAAAAAAGTTAAACATGTTTATGCAAATGATTTAAATCCTCATGCTGTTGATTATATTGAAAAAAATTGCGTCCTCAACAAACTTGAAAGAAAAATTGAG GTATTTAACATGGATGGGAGAAGATTCATTGATGCTATTTTCAAGAGTCAAAGTTCAAGAACCATCACACAAGTAGTCATGAATCTTCCCAAAGATGCAGCCGAGTATCTTG ATGCATTTAAGGGAATATTTAGAGATATGGATTTGAACAAAGAGTTGATCATGCCAAAAATTCATGTCTATGGATTCTCAAAAGCTGAAGATCCAGAATTCGATTTCCATGAG